One window of the Mixophyes fleayi isolate aMixFle1 chromosome 6, aMixFle1.hap1, whole genome shotgun sequence genome contains the following:
- the MSL1 gene encoding male-specific lethal 1 homolog: MSMKGSVCRPRHDDPSSGEELQESWGLAGRSRPQPDIRAGERRKGQAGLSDPCGKLGCEAGALADKGAGGAAGAAVTGAGAATTAATGQGQAPASSSTSPGPRWRPPLRGGAGPGACLKQIVLLQLDLIEQQQHRIQERERQIGELRAEKDTLLARIERMERRMQLVRKDSEKDKQRTPQSRESAVAMPEAPLPESAGGGEFPPEASPRLPGLTPKPFSYGRNAKGHKRKSAFGSAEHRTPGKRLSSSLSKIKGKMSRLRTETEDTEPGGSVSDIGCQRELRSKETPEHSQSPVDTPLRSAWGSSATSSIKDSDPNPGEVDSLPYLATTDMYLSRWHQPPPSPLREPSPKKEECVAIPSWREHPMEPLQDLNASDIPENLDDAVFAKRHAKLELDEKRRKRWDIQRIREQRILQRLQLRMYKKKGSQESEPEVTSFFPEPDDVESVMITPYLPVVAFGRPLPKITPQNFELPWLDERSRCRIEMQKKQTPHRTPRK, encoded by the exons ATGAGTATGAAAGGCAGTGTGTGTCGCCCGAGGCACGACGACCCCTCGTCGGGGGAAGAGCTTCAGGAAAGCTGGGGGCTTGCGGGCCGGAGTAGGCCGCAGCCTGACATTAGGGCTGGGGAGCGGAGGAAGGGTCAGGCCGGGCTCAGCGATCCCTGCGGCAAGCTCGGCTGTGAAGCGGGGGCCCTGGCGGATAAAGGGGCTGGGGGAGCTGCCGGGGCGGCGGTGACCGGGGCCGGGGCAGCTACCACGGCGGCTACTGGGCAAGGCCAGGCCCCGGCCTCGAGCTCTACTTCCCCCGGTCCGCGGTGGAGACCGCCGCTAAGAGGGGGTGCCGGTCCCGGGGCCTGTCTCAAACAGATCGTCCTCCTGCAGCTGGACCTGATTGAGCAGCAACAGCATCGTATACAGGAGAGAGAGCGGCAGATCGGGGAGCTGCGGGCCGAGAAGGACACG CTCCTGGCCCGCATTGAGCGGATGGAAAGACGCATGCAGTTGGTCAGAAAGGACAGCGAGAAGGACAAACAGCGCACGCCTCAAAGCCGAGAGTCGGCAGTCGCCATGCCAGAGGCTCCCCTTCCAGAGAGTGCAGGGGGTGGAGAGTTTCCCCCAGAGGCCTCCCCTCGGCTACCAGGCCTTACCCCAAAACCCTTCTCCTATGGCCGAAACGCAAAAGGACACAAAAG GAAATCTGCTTTTGGCAGTGCAGAACACAGGACCCCTGGGAAGAGACTTTCTTCTAGCCTCTCAAAGATAAAGGGCAAGATGTCACGGTTGCGAACAGAAACAGAGGATACAGAACCCGGGGGCTCCGTGTCCGATATAGGCTGTCAGCGAGAGCTACGCAGCAAAGAGACTCCTGAGCATTCGCAATCTCCAGTAGATACTCCCCTGAGGTCTGCATGGGGCAGCTCTGCAACATCCTCAATAAAGGACAGTGACCCAAACCCTGGTGAAGTAGATTCTCTACCCTACCTCGCCACCACGGACATGTATCTAAGCCGGTGGCATCAGCCACCTCCTTCCCCGCTGAGGGAACCCTCCCCCAAGAAAGAAGAGTGTGTGGCAA ttccttCATGGAGAGAGCATCCTATGGAGCCTCTGCAGGACTTGAATGCATCGGATATACCAGAG AATCTGGACGATGCAGTGTTTGCTAAGAGACATGCCAAGTTAGAGCTGGATGAAAAGAGGAGAAAAAG GTGGGACATACAGAGGATCCGTGAGCAGAGAATCTTGCAGCGACTGCAGCTGAGGATGTACAAAAAGAAAGGGAGTCAGGAGAGTGAGCCAGAGGTCACCTCTTTCTTTCCAGAACCAGATGATG TGGAATCTGTTATgatcaccccctacctccctgttGTGGCATTTGGACGCCCCCTGCCGAAAATAACCCCACA GAACTTTGAGCTCCCCTGGCTCGATGAGAGGAGTCGATGCCGCATTGAAATGCAGAAGAAGCAGACTCCACACAGGACACCCCGTAAATAA